GAACATGCACACCACAGTGAGTGAAGGAATCATCATAGCCAGTGTCTTGCCACAAGTGTCCCTGTGGAGAACAGCACAGATGAGTCCCTGTGGAGCCCCTTTCCCCTGGACGGGAGCTGATGGCAGTGTGCCTGGCgggtccttctccctccctacacCTAACACTCAGCAGTATATTGAGAGGTGGTGGGGCTGAGCAGAGATGAATCATCTCTTCTTCTTTGGTCACCCCTTCTACTAAGAGATACTTGAGATGGCAATTTCCACACTAACTCACAGATACTATTCCCTTCATTAGTGTGCTTTTGCTTAACCCAAGTCACACTCAGCTGGTCTTCTGGTGTTTAGCCATAATTCTGTGGTAAGTTTAATATATTGTCCAGTCTTGCTCACTACTCAATTTCAGACAGGCTGTGATGAAAAATCACAGTGCAGAATGGAATTGTGATGGTCTGTCAGTGCCAGGTGTTTGCTAATTAGCAACGTAGCTAATAGGATCATTTAAGACACCATCTTATTTATATACACCTAATATGGAtcatttattttgattcatttagtATAAAAATTCCTTGTTTAAATGATAAGATACATTAGCTGTTTCCGAGATTTGCTTGAAAGTCAGTCCATTGTCCCATAAAATTCAGTCATGTTTCCATGAAATAATGGACTGCATTGATCCGAAAAGGAGTTTGTTACAGAAGAGCATCCTGAAAATTTCAGTAGGAAAGTGAACTTCCACTTGGTGAGTTATTTGAATCTGAGAATTATCATCTTTTGAGTCTTTTCAACAGACTTGTCACTGCAAGCAGGTTCCATACACCAGCAGGTAGGAATTGTCTTGTATGTCCTCAGCCAAGACATATGAATGAACATGGAATATGTTTAGTAAATATctgtagatttttgttttgtgtgttagcTCCGTATAGCAGATAGGAGGAAGATGAGATGACAGTCACTGGTCCTTCTGCTTTAGTTTATTGTGTCTtcaccataggacattttagaaGTAGCGCTGCTGTCTTCTTTCACTCCAAGTGTGGCAACAAAGCTGAAACAAAAATGTCTAACAATTTTCTCTACATTTAGGGCCAGTGAGTCCTATATTTGGAAGAGACCTGAGCATTTTTCTTGCTCGCCCTCTCCCATAACATGGGAATCCAAATCTTTGAGTTAAAGCATTCACTAATATAAAGCTTGGTCCTACTAAAAAAACCAGGTTTCTTCATGAGGATGATTCCAACTGTTATGAAATTATTTCTTGGACTAAGACAATATCATCTCCCAGTGTTTCTGCTGTGAATCCTGATTCTTCCTTTGAAGCAGGGTGGAACCTTCACACTTTTGCTTATCAAACcttacaaatattaacttatgAGGAAATTGGAATGGAGAACTGATATGGGACCACAATTGTGAAATTTTGTGAGATTCTTATTTTTGTGACATTCAGATGGgtgctggatgaaagaagggcATGGAGTCAGAGAGACAAGGAAATGGAAGCAGTGGTTTAATTGTTACAAAGTCAACCTCGAAATACCCACCCTGGTAGAAATACTCTTCTAAAGATTGATAAAccacagaaaataaagatttgtgatgaataatgttttcatttttgagttaatctgtaaaatatgttACAGGTTCTAAGGATATGAGGATATAGTTAGAGCTTTAGCTGTAGCCTTGGATATTGATCAGTAGTTTTACATCCCAGGCCATGACCCATCAAGAAATCATGCAACCAGCATTTTACTAGTGAAGGAGAGTAGAAAATAATATAGGAGAAAGCAAGTACTGTGCACACTTGCACATAGTAATAGTTCaagtatatgtgtatgcatgtgattGTGTATGTAACTATATACATAACATATACTTTATCCACACATGCAGGCatggaatataaatattcataagggATAAGTGTGTGATCAGTAATATCCGATCATGAAGCAGCATGATCAGAGTAGAACGTCTGTGGATGCAAAACTGAAAAGGCAAAGTTCTCTCCCCTAAATCCAGCTAAAGTTGTGGCAGTCTGCCAGCCATTCCCTCAACTTAATTCAAGATGATGCTGCCAGTAAAAATTACAAGCTAACAAGTAAGTCATCTAATGAAGGCACGAATCTGTGAGATCCCCTGATAGGAGGATCTCCCACAGGCTCCTggtcctccttcccaccctcacgTGTGGGTGCAgacccaggcccacagccccctccccacggtGGCTGTGTGTGCACTGCAGGTTGGAACTCCTCCCAGGCAGGTCTCAGAAGCAGTGCTGCTGACTGAGGAAGTGTCCGCTGTTAGGGAGGCAGTAGGCATGTTAATGTGTTAGGAACTGTGGTGGAAGTTTGGAAATAAAGGTAAGATTTACTGAGCACTGTAATAGAATACTGGCATTTAATTTATCAGTGTGAAAAAATTCCTCCTGTGTCATTTGCAGTGCACAGGATTCACTTAGTCACTGATGAACAGGACAGAAGTGTCACTGAAGATGTTTtctgagggaagaaaggaggacaCACACATGTCTACCATGTTAAACTTATCCCTGGGGGACTCAAACATGGTGAGCTAGCTGCTTTGTCTCTCCTCCGGGAAAATGGGGGGCAACCAGACTTCTGTCCCAGAGTTCCTCCTACTGGGATTCCCGCTCAGCCCAAGGATGCAGCTGCTCCTGTTTGGGCTCTTCTCCGTGTTCTATGCCTTCACCCTGCTGGGCAACGGGGTCATCCTGGGGCTCATCTCACTGGACTCCAAactgcacacccccatgtacttcttcctctcccagctGGCCACTGTCGACATAGCCTATGCCTGCAACACAGTGCCCCAGATGCTGGTCAACCtcctgagcccagcccagcccatctcCTTTGCTGGCTGCTTGACACAGACCTTTCTCTTCTTGACTTTTGCTCACACTGAATGTCTTCTCCTGGTGGTGATGTCCTATGATCGGTACGTGGCCATCTGCCTGCCCCTTCGGTATTCTACCATCATGAGCTGGAGACTCTGCATCACCCTGGCagtggcttcctggacttcaggACTCCTTCTGGCCCTAGTACATCTGGTGTTACTCTTACCATTGCCCTTCTGTGGGCCCCAGAAAGTGAAccactttttctgtgaaattctAGCTGTTCTCAAACTCGCCTGTGCAGATACGTACCTTAACAAGGTTGTGGTTTTAGCAGGGGCAGTGTCAGTGCTGGTGGGACCACTGTCTGCAATTGTGGTCTCCTATGGTCACATTCTACGTGCTGTCCTGAAGATCCAGTCAGCAGAGGGACGCCAGAAAGctttctccacctgctcctcccaccttgGTGTGGTGGGGCTCTTTTATGGCACAGCCATGATCATGTATGTTGGACCCCAACATGGGGACCCCCAGGAGCAGAAGAAGTACCTCCTCCTGTTTCACAGCCTCTTCAATCCCATGCTGAATCCCCTGatctacagtctgaggaacagGGAAGTCAACGCTGCTCTGAGAAGGAGGCTGGAAAAGGGGAGACCTTCATGAGAGCCTCACTGATAAAAAGAGAATTGAGTGTAGAGGGACCCAAGAAGTCACCTCACCCGAGATGTACACAGGATACAGGGACATCCTTGTAGCGGTGTTCGATCCAcagccatgggccacatgcagcccaggatggctatgaatgaggcccaacagagaattatacatttacttaaaacctctttttccctttagttttgttactgtttgtgtatttatgGTGTTGCTCAAGACAAGTCTATTTgttccagtgtggcccacagTCACCAAAAAGTTAGACACACCTGCCTAGGGGATCCCTTTATGTTCTTGAACATCTCCTGAGACTGCCTCTGGAGAAAGCCCATTCTGCTCCCTCCTGTGAGAATGCTGCGTAGGAAAATGAACCGCTTTTCCAGTCTTTGCACGGTACACGCACTTGTAATATGGTATTGAGGGATATTGAATAGAGGGAATTACTTCATATATTCCATAATCAGGACTTGTAGACAAaatttaattgaagaaaataaactattgggagaatatttcaaaaataggaGTTGAGACTGATTACATAGTAACTAttgaaatattctaaatttaGCAACTGTCATCTTCAAAAACTGgctctatatttaaaatatttggttattTACCTGCATATGTCTGTGACAGTGATGTATTCTGAGGCATCAGCAACATAAATTAGGAAAAGCATGAGCCAGGACTACAAGGGAAAGAGGATGAAGGGTGTCACTCTGATGGAACTAACAGCAAGGAGAGAGCCCTGGAGGATGTCAGGCTGAAACCCACAGACACACTGGACCTGTCCCTGCTGCTGTGTTTCCCTGCCTGTGCAGCACTGCTGGGGGTCCGGGAGGGTGGAGAtgagaggaagaaggcagaatggacgTAGATGAGAGTCCCTGGCAGAATTAACATTTTCTCTCATTAGTTTGTTGTCTTCTATGAGAAATGACCAAAACTTAGAACATTTACAGAAATAAGAACAGACTGTGTAATTGCTCTGAAGACTATTTGACCGATGATATAAGACTATAAATTATCAGTAACATTGAGTTAACATTAGGCTATTAGTACTTAAGTTTTTAGGAAGTCAAATAtgtacacataattttaaatgcatgGGGGATCAGTTCCCCCAGACTCTGCATATAGGTGAGTTCCCCTAACCCCTTCATTGTTCATGGTCAATTGTATATGAAATTTCTACTTACAGGCAGGTGGGTTTAGAGTCTAATAGAGGGATTGGCATTACTTTAATGTattgtatacataaatatgttattGGGCCACAAGtctatttttgttctgttctaaaTAGTTGAACGAAGATTAAGAAACTTATTTATTCTATTGTCATTACCTTATAATCTTAATTAGCAGCACTGGAGGTTGGCAATGGGGAAATGAGGCTCTGTATGTGTGTCAGGACCACGTGAATTTGTAGACATTTCTGCTGAAGCTCTCTCAGTCTTGCGTGCCTGCTTTACAGAGCCTCTTTCCCACGGCATGCTCCGGGTCCATGTGTCAGTCTCTCTGTGGACGTGAGTTCCTTGGTGAGGGCAGCGGTGACCTGCTGAGATCCCAGGATATGTGTTGTCTCTGACCCTGGAACATGGGGCTGTGGGAAGTCGGTTCTCTTGTATATTGAGTCAGTGTCAGTTAGACGTCTTTGGTGTGTCACCCCCACCTTAATCACACTTCCCTGGTGCTGTGAGCCTCTGGGAAATATGGTCGAGCCTTTTGTTTTGATCTTGGTCCTCATTGGACGCCCCTGACGCCCTTAGGTACCAAGTTATTTTTCTGGCACCATGCTGATTCCTTGTGCAAGTGGTCACCCTACTTCTCCAATATttgcacccaccaccaccactggggACTTGCAGAATCATCTGAATTTCTTTTAGAAACTATGCAGTCAGCAAGGATCCAGGAGAGCTGCCTCAGGCATGTTTGTCTAGACAACTTAGTTCTGCAGCACTTGTCTCTCCTCGCTCCCCGGGTCCTAAAGTTTTATGCACTTGACCCGCACGTTGGTCTCCACCCAGAGGCACTAATGGGAGATGTGGGGAAACACTCATATGCTTTTCAGGGTCACTCTTGTCAGACCTAACAAACCTATCTCTGTCCTTTCAGACCCCAGCGGGGAAGCCAGCGTGTGCATGCACCTGACCACCTACCTTTCTTAGctgtcttccttctccctcatACTTCATCGGGAACAGACAAACAAATTTTTCCCTACCATATTGGCTGAGAGTGCCTTTCCATCTCCTGTTGGATTCTCTA
This sequence is a window from Phyllostomus discolor isolate MPI-MPIP mPhyDis1 chromosome 10, mPhyDis1.pri.v3, whole genome shotgun sequence. Protein-coding genes within it:
- the LOC114507846 gene encoding olfactory receptor 2A25-like codes for the protein MGGNQTSVPEFLLLGFPLSPRMQLLLFGLFSVFYAFTLLGNGVILGLISLDSKLHTPMYFFLSQLATVDIAYACNTVPQMLVNLLSPAQPISFAGCLTQTFLFLTFAHTECLLLVVMSYDRYVAICLPLRYSTIMSWRLCITLAVASWTSGLLLALVHLVLLLPLPFCGPQKVNHFFCEILAVLKLACADTYLNKVVVLAGAVSVLVGPLSAIVVSYGHILRAVLKIQSAEGRQKAFSTCSSHLGVVGLFYGTAMIMYVGPQHGDPQEQKKYLLLFHSLFNPMLNPLIYSLRNREVNAALRRRLEKGRPS